One Cryobacterium roopkundense genomic region harbors:
- the radA gene encoding DNA repair protein RadA has protein sequence MAKPVSSFRCTECGWTTPKWAGRCGECQQWGTVVDAGQGVGIIRNLRATQVSGDGIARPITDAQTDAAAHWPTGINEFDRVLGGGIVPGSVILLSGEPGVGKSTLLLEVASKAAAAKSRVLYVSAEESVNQVRLRAERTFALEPELYIAAETDLGTILGQIDAVKPDLLIVDSVQTVSSALSDGSAGMPSQVREVASTLIRVAKDRDLPVLLVGHVTKDGSIAGPRVLEHLVDVVCQFEGDRQTSLRFVRALKNRFGPTDEVGCFEMTGDGIAEVPDPSGLFLSRGSEPVYGTCVTVAMEGRRAMPVEVQALVTKTSAPNPRRVTSGIDPSRVAMLLAVLQERVKMDLSAMDVYVSTVGGIRLTEPAADLAIALAIASAMTNLPIAHDVVAFGEISLAGEIRATSAAKQRSNEAKRLGFSNQVDAASGSIQAAVAFALTTGRDPRDIELDEAFR, from the coding sequence ATGGCCAAACCCGTCTCTTCCTTCCGTTGCACCGAGTGTGGCTGGACCACGCCCAAATGGGCCGGCCGCTGCGGCGAATGCCAGCAGTGGGGCACCGTGGTCGACGCGGGACAGGGCGTGGGCATCATCCGCAACCTCAGAGCCACCCAGGTGAGTGGCGACGGCATTGCGCGCCCCATCACAGACGCCCAAACGGATGCCGCGGCTCACTGGCCCACGGGAATCAACGAGTTCGATCGTGTGCTTGGCGGTGGCATCGTTCCTGGCTCGGTCATTCTGCTCAGCGGCGAGCCCGGCGTGGGCAAGTCCACGTTGCTGCTCGAGGTGGCCTCGAAAGCCGCGGCGGCCAAGTCGCGAGTGCTCTACGTGAGCGCCGAAGAGTCCGTGAACCAGGTGCGGCTTCGCGCCGAACGCACCTTCGCCCTCGAGCCGGAGCTCTACATCGCGGCCGAAACCGACCTCGGCACCATCCTCGGCCAGATCGACGCGGTCAAGCCCGACCTGCTCATCGTCGACTCGGTGCAGACAGTGTCGAGCGCGCTGAGCGACGGCTCGGCGGGCATGCCGAGCCAGGTGCGGGAGGTGGCATCCACTCTCATTCGCGTGGCAAAAGACCGCGACCTGCCGGTGCTGCTCGTGGGCCACGTTACGAAAGACGGCTCCATCGCCGGGCCGCGCGTGCTCGAACACCTCGTCGACGTGGTGTGCCAGTTCGAGGGCGACCGCCAGACCTCGCTGCGGTTCGTGCGCGCCCTGAAGAACCGCTTCGGCCCCACGGACGAGGTCGGCTGCTTCGAGATGACCGGAGACGGCATCGCCGAAGTTCCAGATCCGAGTGGTCTCTTTCTCAGCCGTGGCTCCGAGCCCGTGTACGGCACGTGCGTCACGGTGGCCATGGAAGGCCGGCGCGCGATGCCTGTGGAGGTGCAGGCGCTCGTCACGAAGACGTCCGCGCCCAATCCGCGCCGGGTCACGAGCGGGATCGACCCGTCTCGGGTGGCGATGCTGCTCGCCGTGCTGCAGGAGCGCGTGAAGATGGACCTCTCCGCCATGGACGTCTACGTGTCGACTGTCGGGGGCATCCGTCTCACCGAGCCGGCCGCCGACCTCGCGATCGCCCTCGCCATCGCCTCGGCCATGACCAACCTGCCGATCGCGCATGACGTGGTGGCGTTCGGGGAGATCAGCCTGGCCGGCGAGATCCGTGCCACGTCGGCGGCGAAGCAGCGCTCTAACGAGGCCAAACGCCTGGGGTTCTCCAACCAGGTGGATGCCGCGAGCGGCTCGATCCAGGCGGCCGTCGCCTTCGCGCTCACCACCGGCCGCGACCCGCGCGATATCGAGCTCGACGAGGCCTTCCGCTAG
- a CDS encoding SGNH/GDSL hydrolase family protein encodes MRKLASGIRSILIAIGIGVAVVLKLRGFRERLAVSQQALSDAQPVHSLWWREHAKERGELLYVAMGDSAAQGIGASEPNRSYVGILADHVRAATGRSVRVINLSVSGATVELAVRDQLPRFVKLSPDLVTVGIGANDIAQWDPDVFEAGIRRVFAVLPAHALVANLPCFHLPQNERKVAVANEIIRRVAAEHGLTVAPLHAVTKRAGIRSVATHVAGDLFHPNDRGYRSWAEAFLPSLTGLVASRFAPTGDPARESVGGRG; translated from the coding sequence GTGAGAAAACTGGCCAGCGGCATCCGCTCAATTCTGATTGCCATCGGCATCGGCGTGGCTGTCGTGCTGAAGCTCAGGGGCTTTCGCGAACGGCTGGCCGTGAGCCAGCAAGCACTCAGCGACGCGCAGCCCGTGCATTCGCTGTGGTGGAGGGAGCACGCCAAGGAACGCGGAGAGCTGCTGTACGTGGCGATGGGCGACAGCGCCGCGCAGGGCATCGGCGCGAGCGAGCCGAACCGCAGTTACGTGGGCATCCTCGCGGACCACGTGCGCGCCGCCACCGGACGCTCCGTGCGCGTGATCAACCTCAGCGTCTCCGGTGCCACGGTTGAGCTCGCGGTACGCGACCAACTTCCGCGCTTCGTCAAGCTCTCCCCCGACCTCGTGACGGTGGGAATCGGCGCGAACGACATCGCCCAGTGGGATCCGGATGTGTTCGAAGCCGGGATCCGCCGCGTATTCGCCGTTCTCCCCGCCCACGCGCTCGTGGCCAACCTGCCCTGTTTTCACCTGCCGCAGAACGAGCGCAAGGTGGCTGTGGCCAACGAAATCATTCGCCGGGTTGCGGCCGAGCACGGCCTGACCGTGGCGCCCCTGCACGCCGTCACGAAGCGAGCGGGCATTCGCAGCGTGGCGACCCACGTTGCCGGCGACCTGTTTCACCCCAATGATCGCGGCTACCGCTCGTGGGCCGAGGCGTTTCTCCCCTCCCTCACAGGGCTGGTCGCGAGCCGTTTTGCACCGACCGGGGATCCCGCACGGGAGAGTGTCGGGGGCCGCGGCTAG
- a CDS encoding DUF3267 domain-containing protein: MPESRSPRDASELTVDYRAHQSFDLKKDRKLNLAVQGVFLLVVVVALGASLFLRLPIQTNWTPLFTVVVTLGACLLYMALHEATHGGALWALTRVKPSFALRIPFLTTGNHAYLSRGKAVIVALWPVVIWGFVLVVALAVLPEDFRMTAYVLLTLNFAGSAGDFVEVCLVSRQPRNALIRDNGNTLNVFVPGAEQSLSPIASTRTGH; this comes from the coding sequence ATGCCCGAAAGCCGTTCCCCACGAGATGCTTCTGAGCTGACGGTCGACTACCGTGCACACCAATCGTTTGACCTGAAGAAAGACAGGAAACTCAATCTCGCCGTACAGGGCGTCTTCCTGCTGGTCGTCGTCGTCGCGCTGGGAGCATCGTTGTTTCTCAGGTTGCCCATTCAGACGAACTGGACTCCTCTCTTCACGGTCGTCGTGACGCTTGGCGCTTGCCTCCTCTATATGGCTCTGCATGAAGCCACTCATGGTGGCGCGTTATGGGCTCTCACCAGGGTGAAGCCGTCCTTCGCGCTGCGAATTCCCTTCTTGACTACCGGGAATCATGCATATCTCAGCCGTGGAAAAGCGGTTATCGTCGCTCTCTGGCCGGTCGTAATCTGGGGCTTTGTGCTCGTCGTTGCCTTGGCGGTGCTGCCCGAAGACTTTCGCATGACCGCTTACGTCCTGCTGACGCTGAACTTCGCTGGATCCGCCGGAGACTTCGTCGAAGTGTGTCTCGTGTCGCGCCAGCCCCGGAACGCGCTCATTCGGGACAACGGAAACACTCTGAACGTCTTCGTGCCGGGAGCTGAACAGTCGCTCAGCCCGATCGCATCGACCCGGACCGGGCACTGA
- a CDS encoding SRPBCC domain-containing protein encodes MSDHARIKGHTVTRTVHVEASRASVWKALTDPEVMVKWFGDGVGFAALKPGATGSIDWDDYGSFPLEITEVVPDASFGFRWSGIPAEKLDEYSTHVRFTIADAGTGTDVTVIESGFDTLPGGTRYRRARLEQNREGWDVELDELANLLDGVIQ; translated from the coding sequence GTGTCTGATCACGCAAGAATCAAGGGCCACACCGTGACCCGCACCGTTCACGTCGAGGCCTCGCGTGCGAGCGTCTGGAAGGCGCTGACCGACCCCGAGGTGATGGTCAAGTGGTTCGGAGACGGTGTGGGGTTCGCCGCGCTCAAGCCTGGTGCTACCGGCAGCATCGACTGGGACGACTACGGCAGCTTCCCTCTCGAAATCACCGAGGTGGTGCCCGACGCCTCGTTTGGCTTCCGTTGGTCGGGAATCCCCGCCGAGAAGCTCGACGAGTACTCGACGCACGTGCGCTTCACCATCGCCGATGCAGGTACCGGGACGGATGTCACGGTGATCGAATCGGGCTTTGACACGCTCCCCGGCGGCACCCGCTACCGTCGCGCACGTCTTGAGCAGAACCGAGAGGGCTGGGACGTCGAACTCGACGAGCTCGCGAACCTCCTCGATGGTGTCATCCAGTAG
- a CDS encoding META domain-containing protein, with product MAARSTLLTLLAGAVVAVLLGGCSAAGNSASSAPPTGSVQAGSLVGVWTVEGEFSTPERPYIAFVQDNTWSASDGCNRVRGTWQVASDGSLSTTSGPQTLTACDGVQLPMLLVAATSVEVAQDSLTLIGVGDAAGSTALVRSSDSTVGPQGRPIGYWAESRTPASPFLNFSTDGTYSGNDGCNNLTGTWVSKADDAVVLTGGATTLRACEGVDDWLGRAVQGRVLAGVMTLQAVDGTVLGQLSAL from the coding sequence ATGGCCGCTCGAAGCACGCTACTCACTCTGCTCGCCGGAGCTGTTGTCGCCGTACTTCTGGGGGGCTGTTCCGCGGCCGGGAACAGCGCTTCCTCGGCACCGCCGACGGGATCGGTGCAGGCCGGCAGCCTGGTAGGAGTCTGGACCGTCGAGGGCGAGTTCAGCACTCCCGAGCGGCCCTACATCGCCTTCGTGCAAGACAACACCTGGAGCGCCTCCGACGGGTGCAACCGGGTGCGTGGCACCTGGCAGGTCGCCTCCGACGGGTCCCTCAGCACCACCTCGGGCCCGCAGACCCTGACCGCCTGCGACGGGGTACAGCTGCCGATGCTCCTGGTCGCGGCCACGTCGGTCGAGGTGGCACAGGATTCGCTGACTCTCATCGGCGTCGGCGACGCCGCGGGGAGCACGGCCCTCGTGCGGTCTTCTGATTCCACCGTCGGTCCTCAGGGGCGCCCCATCGGGTATTGGGCGGAGTCACGTACCCCCGCGTCGCCGTTCCTGAACTTCAGCACAGACGGCACGTATTCCGGCAACGACGGCTGCAACAACCTGACCGGCACCTGGGTCTCGAAAGCCGACGATGCGGTCGTACTCACCGGCGGCGCTACGACGCTGCGGGCCTGCGAGGGAGTGGATGACTGGCTGGGGCGAGCGGTTCAGGGTCGGGTGCTGGCCGGCGTGATGACGCTCCAGGCCGTCGACGGAACCGTCCTGGGCCAGCTCAGTGCCCTCTGA
- a CDS encoding alpha/beta fold hydrolase yields the protein MTEHVDVLIVGAGLSGIGAATHLKRERPDTSFVVLESRNTVGGTWDLFRYPGIRSDSDMFTLGYSFRPWTDPKAIADGVSIREYIGATVADEGLATHIRLNTRVLSAAWSSTTAVWTITAVKTAGAKYSGEAGETITFTCSFLSVCSGYYRYDEGFTPTFPGADDFRGTIVHPQHWPADLDYADKRVVIIGSGATAVTLVPSIAKRASHVTMLQRSPSYIAPVASRDTGADRLRSLLPPRLAFGLVRGKNILTSMFTYQLSRRRPELMKSILRKAAVARLPADFDVDRHLAPTYDPWDQRLCAIPDADLFGAISDGSAEIVTDLIERITPDGILLASKITLPADIIVTATGLNLLIIGGISLSVDGRAVDLSTSLAYKGMMLSDVPNFALTIGYTNTSWTLKADLVAQYVCRLLAYMERHGFDTVTPHAPESVASGPLSALIDLKAGYIQRSLSTLPKQGTHTPWRLHQNYFRDFALLRAGGLKRDVSFGYRGEPVLPEDPLALPGTRMLDLAGITVRYRVTGCGAPVLALHGIGQSLDDWNEQHDRLAQQHTVYSLDLPGFGYSDRMPGAASLARLASILPSFLDAMGVSMPVAVIGNSLGGAVAMTFAVSHPERIAALVLANSAGFGPQVTLALRLLTVRRIGRLLLRPNLTSSTRTVRSLFYDTSFGTTERIRHSHALSRRRTHSQTVLDLAHDLGTLRGIRPEWRADLLAALTQLDIPTLVVWGDHDHVLPSAHLHAATLALPRAKSHLFERTGHMPQIERPDEFAALVEDFLNRSVPAVRTRQG from the coding sequence ATGACCGAACACGTGGACGTCTTGATTGTCGGTGCCGGACTCAGCGGCATCGGTGCCGCCACACACCTGAAGCGCGAACGCCCCGACACGTCTTTCGTCGTGCTCGAATCGCGAAACACCGTGGGCGGAACCTGGGATCTCTTTCGGTACCCCGGCATCCGCTCGGATTCGGACATGTTCACGTTGGGCTACTCGTTCCGCCCGTGGACCGACCCGAAGGCCATCGCTGACGGCGTCTCGATCCGCGAGTACATCGGCGCCACAGTGGCAGACGAGGGGCTGGCAACTCACATCCGCCTCAACACCCGCGTGCTCAGTGCCGCGTGGTCGAGCACGACGGCCGTGTGGACGATCACCGCGGTGAAGACAGCGGGGGCCAAGTACTCAGGTGAAGCTGGCGAGACCATCACCTTCACCTGTTCATTCCTGTCGGTGTGCTCCGGCTACTACCGCTACGACGAAGGCTTCACACCGACCTTCCCTGGAGCGGACGACTTCCGAGGAACGATCGTGCACCCGCAGCACTGGCCCGCCGATCTTGACTACGCCGACAAGCGTGTCGTCATCATAGGGAGCGGGGCGACAGCGGTCACTCTCGTGCCCTCGATCGCAAAACGGGCGAGCCACGTGACCATGCTGCAGCGTTCACCCTCCTATATCGCTCCCGTTGCCTCGCGGGACACCGGTGCGGATCGTCTGCGCTCCCTCCTGCCACCACGGCTCGCCTTTGGGCTGGTGCGGGGCAAGAACATCCTCACGTCGATGTTCACGTATCAGCTCAGCCGCCGCAGGCCGGAGCTGATGAAGTCCATCCTCCGGAAGGCCGCGGTCGCCCGCCTCCCCGCGGACTTCGACGTTGACCGGCACCTTGCCCCGACCTATGATCCCTGGGACCAGCGGCTCTGCGCGATTCCCGACGCCGATCTCTTCGGGGCGATCAGCGACGGGTCTGCCGAGATCGTGACCGACCTGATAGAACGAATCACGCCGGACGGAATCCTGCTGGCATCGAAAATCACGCTGCCGGCAGACATCATCGTGACGGCAACCGGTCTGAACCTCCTGATCATCGGCGGCATCTCGCTGTCGGTCGACGGACGTGCGGTCGACCTGTCAACGTCCCTCGCGTACAAGGGGATGATGCTGTCCGACGTTCCGAACTTCGCGCTCACCATCGGTTACACAAACACGTCGTGGACCCTCAAAGCGGACCTGGTGGCACAGTATGTGTGCCGCCTCCTCGCGTACATGGAGCGGCATGGCTTCGACACCGTCACTCCGCACGCGCCGGAGTCGGTGGCATCCGGCCCCCTCTCGGCCCTGATCGATCTGAAGGCCGGATACATTCAGCGGAGCCTGAGCACGCTGCCCAAGCAGGGTACTCACACGCCTTGGCGCTTGCACCAGAACTACTTCCGAGACTTCGCCCTCCTGCGCGCGGGCGGGCTGAAACGGGATGTGAGTTTCGGTTACCGCGGTGAGCCCGTGCTCCCAGAGGATCCGCTCGCCCTGCCGGGCACCCGCATGCTCGACCTCGCGGGCATCACGGTTCGCTATCGGGTGACCGGGTGCGGCGCACCAGTCCTGGCGCTGCACGGCATCGGCCAGAGCCTCGACGACTGGAACGAACAGCACGATCGGTTGGCGCAGCAGCACACGGTGTACAGCCTCGATCTGCCCGGGTTCGGGTACTCCGACCGGATGCCCGGCGCGGCCAGTCTCGCTCGACTGGCGTCGATCCTGCCCTCGTTCCTTGACGCCATGGGCGTTTCGATGCCCGTCGCGGTCATCGGCAACTCGCTGGGGGGCGCCGTGGCCATGACCTTCGCCGTGAGCCATCCTGAACGGATCGCGGCACTGGTTCTCGCCAATAGCGCGGGCTTCGGGCCGCAGGTCACCCTGGCCCTCCGCCTACTCACGGTCAGGCGGATCGGCAGGTTGCTTCTGCGCCCCAACCTGACAAGCTCGACACGCACGGTGCGGTCGCTGTTCTACGACACCTCTTTCGGGACAACAGAGCGCATCCGTCACTCCCATGCTCTGTCGCGGCGGCGCACACACTCTCAAACTGTGCTCGACCTGGCCCACGATCTGGGAACCCTTCGTGGCATCAGACCTGAATGGCGGGCCGACCTGCTCGCAGCGCTCACACAATTGGACATCCCGACTCTGGTCGTCTGGGGAGATCACGACCATGTGCTGCCGAGCGCGCACCTGCATGCGGCCACGCTGGCCCTGCCCCGGGCGAAATCGCACCTATTCGAGCGGACCGGCCACATGCCTCAGATCGAACGGCCCGACGAGTTTGCCGCGCTCGTCGAGGATTTCCTGAACCGATCCGTTCCGGCGGTGCGCACGAGGCAGGGTTGA
- a CDS encoding DUF418 domain-containing protein, whose amino-acid sequence MHPLALRPRDGGVRIAGVDIARGLAIVGMFVAHVIPRGTDSELLVDGRSAILFATLAGVSLGIMTGGAQPLVRGQRTARVESILLRALLLFALGGVLGSLNTGVAVILDYYGLMFLVLTPLLFLHRWILAGIGCTFLVTAPLLGAGRDELDGTQPPLAYFVDYYFLNGSFPILIWVPFLLVGLIAARSNLTRERTQVAMAGFGASAAGAGYGAAAFVPGVSAVAHSGTIAEVVGSGGLAISIIGGVLWITAPRRRSLGAAVRGALWPIGAIGSMALTVYTLQILALAICVALLERGGGIDYPGWPLLIGMLLASLIGASLWRYFLGTGPLERLFAAATRASLGRLPRRSRGIGTHT is encoded by the coding sequence ATGCACCCGTTAGCGCTCCGGCCGCGCGACGGGGGTGTTCGGATAGCCGGCGTCGACATCGCCCGAGGTCTGGCGATCGTCGGCATGTTCGTCGCGCACGTGATTCCGCGCGGCACAGACTCAGAACTTCTGGTGGACGGGCGCTCGGCCATTCTGTTCGCCACCCTGGCGGGCGTATCCCTCGGGATCATGACCGGCGGCGCCCAGCCGCTCGTCCGCGGTCAGCGCACGGCTCGAGTGGAGAGCATCCTCTTGCGCGCGCTGCTCTTGTTCGCGCTCGGCGGCGTGCTCGGCAGCCTCAACACCGGCGTCGCAGTGATTCTGGACTACTACGGGCTCATGTTCCTCGTGCTGACTCCGCTTCTTTTCTTACACCGTTGGATTCTGGCCGGGATCGGCTGCACTTTCCTGGTGACAGCACCTCTGCTCGGCGCAGGTCGGGACGAGCTTGACGGCACGCAGCCACCGTTGGCCTATTTCGTCGACTACTACTTTCTGAATGGTTCGTTCCCCATACTGATCTGGGTGCCCTTTCTCCTGGTCGGCCTCATCGCCGCGCGATCGAACCTCACGCGGGAGAGAACGCAGGTGGCCATGGCCGGCTTCGGCGCGTCAGCGGCAGGGGCCGGGTACGGCGCCGCCGCGTTCGTCCCCGGAGTGAGCGCCGTGGCCCATTCCGGGACGATAGCCGAGGTGGTCGGCTCCGGCGGGCTTGCCATCTCGATCATCGGCGGGGTGCTCTGGATCACGGCCCCGCGGAGGCGCTCCCTCGGCGCCGCCGTGCGCGGCGCACTGTGGCCGATCGGAGCGATTGGCTCGATGGCACTGACGGTATACACGCTGCAGATTCTCGCTCTGGCCATCTGCGTCGCCCTGCTCGAGCGCGGCGGCGGGATCGATTATCCAGGCTGGCCGCTGCTGATCGGAATGCTGCTCGCGTCCCTGATTGGAGCCAGCCTGTGGCGGTACTTCCTGGGCACGGGCCCCCTTGAGCGCCTGTTCGCCGCCGCCACGCGAGCGAGTCTGGGGCGACTGCCCCGGCGGTCCAGGGGCATCGGAACTCACACGTGA
- a CDS encoding TetR/AcrR family transcriptional regulator, whose amino-acid sequence MTSQTLAPDRRGALKARYREAILDAADALIRERGKPHFSVEELAERADVSRRTVFNHFSSLDDVIMTSCTRVLSGVVDEFRAATAATPRGDGSRVTLFADITAAVRNIDLPTVVSYLWGVLADDGDDGRARHPLDDVFTRATDQLSSEIAERSSEIDAFEVAVLVSSVMNGIAVVSAHWIARTGATLDHASRAVWDELLDRLISTIRTGYSSTS is encoded by the coding sequence GTGACCTCGCAGACCCTCGCCCCCGACCGACGTGGCGCGCTCAAGGCGCGCTACCGCGAGGCGATTCTCGATGCCGCCGACGCCCTTATTCGCGAGCGAGGCAAGCCCCATTTCAGCGTTGAGGAACTCGCCGAGCGCGCCGACGTGTCCAGGCGCACAGTCTTCAACCATTTCTCTTCCCTAGACGACGTGATCATGACCAGCTGCACTCGCGTGCTCAGCGGCGTCGTGGATGAGTTTCGGGCTGCCACGGCCGCGACTCCGCGGGGAGACGGCAGTCGCGTCACACTCTTCGCCGACATCACGGCAGCGGTGCGCAACATCGACCTGCCCACAGTCGTTTCCTACCTCTGGGGCGTGCTCGCCGATGACGGAGACGACGGCAGAGCCCGGCATCCGCTTGACGATGTGTTCACCCGCGCCACCGACCAGCTTTCGAGCGAGATCGCGGAGCGGAGCAGCGAGATCGACGCCTTCGAGGTGGCGGTGCTCGTGAGCAGCGTGATGAACGGCATCGCGGTCGTGTCAGCCCACTGGATAGCCCGCACCGGCGCGACTCTCGACCACGCCTCGCGCGCCGTGTGGGACGAACTGCTCGACCGCCTCATCTCCACCATTCGCACCGGGTACTCCAGCACCAGCTGA
- a CDS encoding MMPL family transporter, producing the protein MATFLYRLGRLSARRAWLVIVAWIAILALAGGAFALFGGTLSSAVSIPGTPTQTVADELAAKFPAASGGRGTVVFTTTDDSAFTDEQQAAIGTLLTDSLDLPDVKATTNPFDTQAQIDGQAATITDGRQQIADAAAQLDAGQAQLDAAKAQLVGGQAQLDGAKAQAEAAGQLAAAQPQFDAQQAQIDAGIAEIAAQQSTLDAGRAQLATQGVTLEQGSDLLGLAAEIRLVSTDATTAVASLQFDRSLNQVSAEAKEALVGAMDDADIDGVKVLVSNDIASSIPEILGPGEIGGVIFAAIVLFVMLGTLIGASLPLINALIGVGVGVLASLALSGTVTMLSVTPVLGVMLGLAVGIDYSLFILNRHRVQLRNGVPLEESIGLANGTSGNAVVFAGSTVLIALLALNLTGIPFLGLMGTVGAVCVLMAILIAVTLTPALLHLVGAKILTKKARARIGKAESRSRMPVKPMNTVRAVVTVIAGIAVLLTVALPALTMRLGLPAGSSEPISSSAYQAYKLTDEKFGAGVNGPLIVVADLAEAVSEANFVSEQVRIGTLLKAEDNVVAIAPIGASDDDMLLAFQVVPREGPTSVTTEQLVLDLRGLDIERVTSLGVAGNASGNIDVSKKLAAALPLYLLVVVGLSLLILIFVFRSILVPVTATLGFVLSLFASFGAITAVFQWGWLGAVFGIHDPGPILSFLPILVVGILFGLAMDYQLFLVSGMREAYVHGTPARLAVQRGVHAGRTVVIAAALIMTSVFAGFVFSNSVMIQSIGFGLAIGVLLDAFVVRLLIIPAVMHLLGDAAWWMPKWLDRILPNVDVEGASLERTHPGTHAGERAPGSVGSPRA; encoded by the coding sequence ATGGCAACTTTCCTCTACCGACTTGGTCGGCTTTCCGCCCGGCGAGCCTGGCTGGTCATCGTTGCCTGGATCGCAATCCTCGCTCTGGCTGGCGGCGCGTTCGCGCTCTTCGGGGGAACGCTCAGCTCTGCGGTGAGCATTCCCGGCACGCCCACCCAGACAGTGGCAGACGAACTCGCCGCCAAGTTCCCGGCCGCCAGCGGCGGGCGCGGAACCGTGGTGTTCACCACAACTGACGACTCCGCGTTCACCGACGAGCAGCAGGCGGCCATCGGCACCCTGCTCACCGATTCGCTCGACCTCCCAGACGTCAAGGCCACCACGAACCCCTTCGACACGCAGGCGCAGATCGATGGCCAGGCGGCCACGATCACCGACGGTCGCCAGCAGATAGCGGATGCCGCCGCCCAGCTCGACGCGGGCCAGGCACAGCTCGACGCCGCGAAAGCCCAGCTCGTCGGCGGTCAGGCGCAGCTCGATGGTGCCAAGGCGCAGGCCGAGGCAGCGGGCCAGCTCGCCGCAGCTCAGCCCCAGTTTGACGCGCAGCAGGCGCAGATCGATGCCGGTATCGCCGAGATCGCCGCGCAGCAGAGCACCCTCGACGCGGGGCGAGCTCAGCTCGCCACGCAGGGTGTGACCCTGGAGCAGGGTTCAGACCTGCTCGGCCTGGCCGCGGAAATCCGTCTGGTCTCTACCGACGCAACCACCGCCGTCGCCAGCCTGCAGTTCGACAGATCACTCAACCAGGTCTCCGCCGAAGCCAAGGAAGCACTCGTCGGCGCCATGGACGACGCCGACATCGACGGCGTCAAGGTCTTGGTGTCCAACGACATCGCCTCCAGCATCCCCGAGATTCTCGGCCCGGGCGAGATCGGTGGCGTGATCTTTGCCGCGATCGTCTTGTTCGTCATGCTCGGCACACTCATCGGCGCGAGCCTGCCCCTGATCAACGCCCTCATCGGTGTGGGGGTCGGTGTCCTGGCCTCCCTCGCGCTGTCGGGCACCGTCACCATGCTCTCCGTCACCCCCGTGCTCGGCGTCATGCTCGGGCTCGCGGTCGGAATCGATTATTCCCTCTTCATCCTTAACAGACATCGTGTGCAACTGCGCAATGGAGTGCCCCTGGAGGAATCCATCGGACTCGCCAACGGAACCTCGGGTAACGCCGTCGTCTTTGCCGGCTCCACGGTGCTGATCGCTCTGCTCGCTCTCAACCTCACGGGCATCCCGTTCCTCGGGCTCATGGGCACTGTCGGTGCGGTCTGCGTGCTGATGGCCATCCTGATCGCCGTCACGCTGACGCCGGCCCTGCTCCACCTCGTGGGCGCCAAGATTCTCACGAAGAAGGCGCGTGCGCGCATCGGGAAGGCCGAAAGCCGTTCTCGGATGCCCGTCAAGCCGATGAACACAGTGCGCGCCGTCGTTACCGTGATCGCCGGCATCGCCGTGCTGCTCACCGTCGCCCTCCCAGCCCTCACGATGCGCCTCGGCCTGCCCGCCGGGTCGTCCGAGCCGATCAGTTCCAGTGCGTACCAGGCCTATAAGCTGACTGACGAGAAGTTCGGTGCGGGAGTCAACGGCCCGCTCATCGTCGTCGCCGACCTCGCGGAGGCCGTGTCTGAGGCCAACTTCGTCTCCGAACAGGTGCGCATTGGCACCCTGCTGAAGGCGGAGGACAACGTTGTCGCCATCGCTCCGATCGGCGCGTCCGACGATGACATGCTCCTCGCGTTCCAGGTCGTGCCGCGGGAAGGCCCCACGAGTGTGACGACAGAGCAGCTGGTGCTCGACCTCCGCGGGCTCGACATCGAGCGCGTCACCTCTCTCGGCGTGGCCGGAAATGCGTCCGGAAACATCGACGTGAGCAAGAAGCTGGCCGCGGCTCTGCCGCTGTACCTGCTCGTTGTCGTGGGGCTCTCCCTGCTCATCCTGATCTTCGTGTTCCGCTCGATCCTTGTGCCGGTCACCGCCACCCTGGGATTCGTATTGTCGCTGTTCGCCTCATTCGGCGCCATCACGGCGGTCTTCCAGTGGGGCTGGTTGGGAGCGGTGTTCGGCATCCACGATCCGGGGCCGATCCTGAGCTTCCTGCCCATCCTGGTTGTCGGCATCCTTTTCGGGCTCGCGATGGACTACCAGCTGTTCCTGGTGAGCGGGATGCGGGAGGCTTATGTTCATGGCACGCCCGCCCGCCTCGCCGTCCAGCGAGGAGTGCACGCGGGACGCACCGTGGTCATCGCGGCCGCGCTCATCATGACCTCGGTGTTCGCCGGATTCGTCTTCTCGAACTCGGTGATGATCCAGTCGATCGGTTTCGGGCTCGCGATCGGCGTGCTCCTCGATGCCTTCGTCGTGCGGCTCCTGATCATTCCGGCCGTCATGCACCTGCTTGGTGACGCGGCGTGGTGGATGCCGAAGTGGCTGGACCGCATCCTGCCCAACGTTGACGTGGAAGGGGCGTCCCTCGAGCGCACGCACCCCGGTACTCATGCGGGCGAGCGCGCACCAGGGTCAGTCGGGTCGCCGCGCGCCTAG